The sequence CGCCATTGAGAGCATCAGAAAGAATGTGGAACTGAAGGAAGAGGAGAAGCGACGGGAGGTCGAGGAGAAAGAAAGGGAACGCCTGGCGAAGGAGGAGGCGGAGCGGGCGACCCGGGAGGCCGAGGATAAAACGACGCCCGCATCTCCCGCGGGCGGTGGGGTCGGCCCCGGGGGTGGGACGCCGGCGGGTGAGAGAACTCCAGCGCCGGGAACCCCCGGCGGCGGCAGCCCCTTCGGCAGCGACAACATCTATGCCAGCGGCCCCACCGGCGGCGTGCCGGACATGGAATTTTCCGCCTACTATAATGATATCTGGAAGCGCATTCGATCCATGTGGTCGGTGCCCGAGGATCTCCTCGACCAGGAACTTGAGACGGTCCTGGGCATCCGCATCGCCCGGGACGGAACGATCGTAGATGTCTGGATGGAGGAGAGCTCGGGAAACAGTTATTACGATGATACCGCCCTCAGGGCGATCAGGAAGGCGAATCCCCTGGCGCCGCTGCCGGAAAAATACACCGGCGCCAGCATGGATGTCGGCATCAGGTTCAACGCGAATTAAGTAGAGGATATATGAAACAGGCGAGATCTCTCTTGATACTGCTGATGGCGATCGGATTTTTTGTATTTCCGACGGCGAAGAGCTCTGTGGGAAAGGTATATATCGATATCGACGCCCCCGGTTTTACGCAGTTTCCCATTGCGGTGCCGGAATTTGTCAACATGGCCCGCCGTGGAGACGACACGACCCTGGCCAAGGAAAGCCGGGAAGTGCTTCTCGACGACCTTTTCATGGCGGGCATCTTCGATGTGGTCGATCCGTCGCTCTATACCCCGAACCCGGACAAGAATGATCGGGTGGATAAAATCGACAGCAGGGTCTGGATGTCCCTGGGGGCCGAGGCGGTCATAAAAGGCGGGTATGAGAAGGTCGGCGATACGTTGGTGGTCGAGCTTCGGCTCTTCGACGTGGTCAATGACACGTTCATCTTCGGCCGGCGATACCGGGGGGGCGAGGAAGATTTCTCCCGCATGATCCACAAGTTCGCCGATGAGCTGATGCTGGAATACACCGGCGAGCCGGGCATCTTTCAGTCGATGATCTCGTTTACCACCGACCAGCACGGTGAGAAGGAAATCTACATCATGGACATCGACGGCCGGAACAAGATCCGCTGCACCAACAACGACGCCATCGATCTCTCCCCCGACTGGTCCCCGGACGGCACGAAGCTGGTGTACTGTTCCTTCAAGCAGCGCTATCCCCGCATCTTCACCGTGGATATCACCTCGTTTGTCGATACCCTCATCGCCTCGTACGACGGGATCAATATCTCGCCGTCCTACTCCCCGTCCGGTAGCATGATCGCCTTCACCTCCACCATGGAATACGACGCGAATATCTACGTGATGTCGGCAAGCGGGGGCGGCGTGAAGAAGGTCACCAGCGGCGACATCGATGTCTCACCCGCCTGGTCTCCCGACGGCTCCATGATCGCCTTCACATCGAACCGGGGAGGGGGACCGCAGATATACATCATGAATGTTTCCACCGGAAACGTTCGGCGCCTCACCTACTCCGGCGGGTATAATACTTCTCCGGCCTGGTCGCCGAAGGGAGACACCATCGCATATGTGGGTATCTCCGGGGGGCTGTTTCAGGTATATGTCATCAATACCGACGGCAGCGGCGCCATGCGCCTGACAAACAAGGGGGACAATGAAGATCCGACCTGGTCGCCGGATGGAAACCTCATCGCCTTTTCCTCGACCCGGGGCGGTGTGAGCAGGATATACTGGATGCGGGCCGACGGCTCGGACCAGACGATGATACCGGGAACCGGGGGGAATGATACCGCACCGGCCTGGTCCCCCCGGGTGGAGTTCAAGTAACCGAATGATAAAAGTGTTTGATACTCGATGTTTTTCGTGTATAGTAGAAAATGGTATTATAGGTTAAAGACACCGCATACCGTCGATATACATATTTCAAAGGAGGAATCCCGATGACCCGATATATACGTGTGGGCACGATGGTTTTTATTGCCGTTATTCTCATGGTGGGCCTGGGTTGCAGCAGGACCGTTAAGGAGATCGGCATGGGTACGGAAGATGTCGGTCCCACCGGTGTGATAGAGGGTGAGGACATCTCGGGAGGCAAATACCTGGACGGCACGCTGTACGGCCTTCAGGACATATATTTTGAATTCGATAAGTCCTCACTGACCATGGAGGCCCAGACAATCCTGCGGGAGAACGCCCAGTGGTTGACCGAAAACCCCACGGTAAACGTGGAGATAGAGGGTCACTGCGATGAGCGCGGCACGATAGAATACAACCTGGCCCTGGGCGATCGGCGGGCCAAGAGCGCCCGGGATTTTCTGATCAATCTCGGCATCAGCGCCACCCGCCTGAGCACCATCAGCTACGGGGAGGAAATGCCCCTGGATCCGGGACACAACGAGACCGCATGGGCGAAAAACCGCAGGGCCCATTTTACGATTATCGCCAAATAAATCGGCATAGAGATGAGCACCTCGGTCCCATCGTCGGGCCCGGAAAACCGCGGAACGAAGACCGCGCGTGATGATCGATACATCGTACCGATGACGAAACGGAAAGACCCCATGCGCATGCGTGTGGGGTCTTGTTGATTTATTTCAGGAGATGAAAACGGAAATGACACCGGCCGGTGAACAGGCAATCAGGTGGGATGGAATCGAGGGACAGGATCGCCCTACCGGGATTCTCTCCGGACTCTTCTTTTCCGATCGCATTCCCCACGCCCTGATTTTTTCCGGTCCCCCGGGAGTGGGAAAGCGGACCGCGGCAAAGCGGTTCGCCCAGGCCTTGGTGTGTCGGGGCATGGGTGCCCGCCCCTGTTTCGAGTGCGAACCGTGCCGCCGGGTCGCCAGGGATATGTTCCCGGACGTCATCAGCATCGAGATCCCCGAGGAGAAAAAAAACATCCCCA comes from Candidatus Zymogenaceae bacterium and encodes:
- a CDS encoding TonB C-terminal domain-containing protein, with protein sequence MRNRRIISSLDRPRRGVYVTICISALIHVALFVLLGIYMTRDNDVSLYGAPYTVSLVPDDVAGEGGEDGVPDVEEVIDKTVDPAVGGPEEASAPSKDEGLVMKEKEKESPPAEKKEETPKEKEEVKETVAKPPEPKEEPPSYEAEEKESTADLDSAIESIRKNVELKEEEKRREVEEKERERLAKEEAERATREAEDKTTPASPAGGGVGPGGGTPAGERTPAPGTPGGGSPFGSDNIYASGPTGGVPDMEFSAYYNDIWKRIRSMWSVPEDLLDQELETVLGIRIARDGTIVDVWMEESSGNSYYDDTALRAIRKANPLAPLPEKYTGASMDVGIRFNAN
- the tolB gene encoding Tol-Pal system beta propeller repeat protein TolB gives rise to the protein MKQARSLLILLMAIGFFVFPTAKSSVGKVYIDIDAPGFTQFPIAVPEFVNMARRGDDTTLAKESREVLLDDLFMAGIFDVVDPSLYTPNPDKNDRVDKIDSRVWMSLGAEAVIKGGYEKVGDTLVVELRLFDVVNDTFIFGRRYRGGEEDFSRMIHKFADELMLEYTGEPGIFQSMISFTTDQHGEKEIYIMDIDGRNKIRCTNNDAIDLSPDWSPDGTKLVYCSFKQRYPRIFTVDITSFVDTLIASYDGINISPSYSPSGSMIAFTSTMEYDANIYVMSASGGGVKKVTSGDIDVSPAWSPDGSMIAFTSNRGGGPQIYIMNVSTGNVRRLTYSGGYNTSPAWSPKGDTIAYVGISGGLFQVYVINTDGSGAMRLTNKGDNEDPTWSPDGNLIAFSSTRGGVSRIYWMRADGSDQTMIPGTGGNDTAPAWSPRVEFK
- the pal gene encoding peptidoglycan-associated lipoprotein Pal, whose translation is MTRYIRVGTMVFIAVILMVGLGCSRTVKEIGMGTEDVGPTGVIEGEDISGGKYLDGTLYGLQDIYFEFDKSSLTMEAQTILRENAQWLTENPTVNVEIEGHCDERGTIEYNLALGDRRAKSARDFLINLGISATRLSTISYGEEMPLDPGHNETAWAKNRRAHFTIIAK